A part of Rhinoderma darwinii isolate aRhiDar2 chromosome 1, aRhiDar2.hap1, whole genome shotgun sequence genomic DNA contains:
- the TPM4 gene encoding tropomyosin alpha-4 chain isoform X4 — protein MKVIENRAMKDEEKMEIQEMQLKEAKHIAEEADRKYEEVARKLVILEGELERAEERAEVSELKCSDLEEELKNVTNNLKSLEAQSEKYSEKEDKYEEEIKILTDKLKEAETRAEFAERTVAKLEKTIDDLEDQLASAKEENLGMHQVLDQTLLELNNL, from the exons ATGAAGGTAATAGAAAACAGGGCTATGAAGGATGAGGAAAAAATGGAAATCCAAGAGATGCAGCTCAAGGAAGCTAAACACATTGCAGAAGAAGCAGACCGTAAATATGAGGAG GTTGCCCGTAAACTGGTCATCCTTGAAGGAGAGCTGGAGAGAGCCGAGGAGCGTGCTGAAGTGTCTGAACT TAAATGCAGTGATCTTGAAGAAGAATTGAAAAATGTGACAAACAATTTAAAATCTCTGGAGGCTCAGTCTGAAAAG taTTCTGAAAAAGAAGATAAATATGAAGAAGAAATCAAGATCTTAACAGACAAACTGAAAGAG gcagaaACCCGGGCTGAATTTGCAGAAAGAACAGTTGCCAAACTAGAGAAAACAATTGATGACCTTGAAG aCCAACTGGCAAGTGCCAAAGAAGAAAACCTGGGAATGCACCAAGTTCTGGACCAAACACTACTAGAACTCAACAATTTATAA